One Streptomyces sp. R28 DNA window includes the following coding sequences:
- a CDS encoding carbohydrate ABC transporter permease, producing the protein MTTDTNTETVTKADEPRPSVTKKLGATDGRSSEGGVLHVFSHGMLVVWALMVGVPLLWVLWSSFKTSNGILSDPWGLPTSLHFENWANAWNKANMGQYFLNTAIVVGGSVTGTMVLGSMAAYVLARFTFPGNRFIYFMFVAGMSFPVFMLVIPLFFVLRDFPGSSLLATYQGLILVYIAYSLPFTVFFMTAFFRTLPTSVAEAALIDGASHTRTFFQVMLPMAKPGLISIGIFNFLGQWNQYLLPMVLNQNEDKYVLTQGLAMIALQQGYENDWGALMAGMMIAMLPVLIVYFIFQRQVQAGLTAGALK; encoded by the coding sequence ATGACGACGGACACGAACACCGAAACGGTCACCAAGGCGGACGAACCCCGTCCGAGCGTCACCAAGAAACTGGGCGCGACCGACGGCCGCAGCTCCGAGGGCGGCGTCCTCCATGTCTTCTCGCACGGCATGCTCGTCGTGTGGGCGCTGATGGTCGGCGTGCCGCTGCTGTGGGTGCTGTGGAGCTCCTTCAAGACGAGCAACGGCATCCTCTCCGACCCCTGGGGGCTGCCGACCTCGCTGCACTTCGAGAACTGGGCCAACGCCTGGAACAAGGCGAACATGGGCCAGTACTTCCTCAACACCGCGATCGTGGTGGGCGGTTCGGTGACCGGCACGATGGTGCTGGGCTCCATGGCCGCGTACGTGCTGGCCCGGTTCACCTTCCCGGGCAACCGGTTCATCTACTTCATGTTCGTGGCCGGCATGTCCTTCCCGGTGTTCATGCTGGTCATCCCGCTGTTCTTCGTCCTGCGGGACTTCCCGGGCAGTTCGCTCCTCGCGACGTACCAGGGACTGATCCTCGTCTACATCGCCTATTCGCTGCCCTTCACGGTCTTCTTCATGACCGCGTTCTTCCGCACCCTGCCGACGTCGGTCGCGGAGGCGGCGCTGATCGACGGCGCTTCGCACACGCGTACGTTCTTCCAGGTGATGCTGCCGATGGCCAAGCCGGGTCTGATCAGCATCGGCATCTTCAACTTCCTGGGGCAGTGGAACCAGTACCTGCTGCCGATGGTCCTCAACCAGAACGAGGACAAGTACGTGCTCACCCAGGGCCTGGCGATGATCGCCCTGCAGCAGGGCTACGAGAACGACTGGGGCGCCCTGATGGCCGGCATGATGATCGCGATGCTGCCGGTGCTGATCGTCTACTTCATCTTCCAACGGCAGGTGCAGGCGGGTCTGACGGCCGGTGCGCTGAAGTAA